The Teredinibacter sp. KSP-S5-2 genome includes a window with the following:
- the flgA gene encoding flagellar basal body P-ring formation chaperone FlgA has translation MALRSFLVVALLVFCSPSVLGQDYQDLAFLSTAVKQHVTQELIDEYGRKEFENNIEIQVSSIDPRLKLASCENGLQFSTIKQGYNAQKFSVKVRCDRDQQWTIYIPVSTDVYADVVVAAYNLQRGEVVTEESLTTKRMNTSLLNSSFIMSAERAIGKETKRPIRAGEPIRLSGLTETNVINRGDAVTIEASLSALMVTAPGEAMSSGYVGQQIRVKNTKSSRIVDAIVAGPGRVTVMNAHLLANSSNR, from the coding sequence ATGGCACTACGCAGTTTTTTAGTTGTTGCTCTATTGGTTTTCTGCTCACCATCCGTGCTGGGTCAAGACTATCAGGATCTCGCATTTTTAAGCACTGCGGTGAAACAACATGTGACTCAGGAATTGATTGATGAATATGGCCGCAAGGAATTTGAAAACAATATTGAAATCCAGGTAAGTAGCATTGATCCCAGGCTTAAGCTGGCGAGTTGCGAAAATGGCCTGCAGTTTTCAACCATTAAACAAGGGTATAACGCGCAAAAATTCTCGGTTAAAGTGCGCTGCGACAGAGATCAGCAATGGACTATTTATATCCCGGTTTCGACGGATGTGTATGCAGATGTTGTGGTCGCAGCCTATAACCTTCAACGCGGAGAAGTGGTTACAGAAGAAAGTTTGACCACCAAAAGGATGAATACTTCTCTACTTAATAGCAGCTTCATCATGTCTGCTGAGCGAGCAATTGGCAAAGAAACCAAACGACCAATCAGAGCTGGCGAGCCGATTCGGTTGTCTGGCCTGACGGAAACCAATGTCATCAATCGTGGAGATGCAGTAACCATAGAGGCATCTCTCTCCGCCCTCATGGTAACCGCGCCCGGTGAGGCAATGTCTTCGGGTTATGTAGGACAGCAAATTCGGGTAAAAAACACCAAATCCAGCCGTATTGTTGACGCTATCGTGGCAGGTCCTGGCAGAGTAACAGTGATGAATGCTCATTTGCTGGCAAACTCATCTAATAGGTAA
- the flgM gene encoding flagellar biosynthesis anti-sigma factor FlgM, producing MVIDPSNSIHTSHMAANKAKPAAQREAKAEVSNDTSSESASDNVSLSISGKTLAQVEASLAEAPDIDEAKVAVIKAAIANGSYKVDPDKIAASILAQESLY from the coding sequence ATGGTTATTGATCCGAGTAACAGTATCCACACAAGCCATATGGCGGCCAATAAGGCCAAGCCGGCGGCTCAACGAGAAGCGAAAGCGGAAGTCTCAAACGACACCAGTTCCGAGTCCGCCAGTGATAATGTGTCGCTCAGCATTTCCGGTAAAACCCTGGCTCAGGTTGAAGCAAGCCTGGCTGAAGCACCAGATATCGATGAAGCGAAAGTCGCTGTAATTAAAGCCGCTATCGCGAATGGTAGCTACAAGGTTGATCCGGACAAAATCGCCGCTAGCATTCTTGCTCAAGAGAGCCTGTACTAA
- a CDS encoding flagellar protein FlgN → MTLANTQTSSPNQQDIEQQVATDINACKQLLRLLTDESEALKHRDANKLEEIINSKLAYLAQLEQSANLRSQWLKVPIEQAADKWDELLLSFQNPGLQAAWKNLQKLVEECRVKNETNGKMLARNQQVYSRLVNIVRGQTDAPSLYTATGNATGGYNRGNSVGEA, encoded by the coding sequence ATGACTTTGGCGAATACACAAACAAGCTCCCCCAATCAGCAAGATATCGAGCAACAGGTTGCCACTGATATAAACGCGTGCAAACAGTTACTTCGCTTATTAACAGATGAATCAGAAGCGCTGAAACACCGCGATGCAAATAAGCTTGAGGAAATCATTAACAGCAAGCTGGCATACCTGGCTCAACTGGAACAAAGTGCCAATCTGCGCAGCCAGTGGCTAAAAGTACCGATAGAACAAGCCGCTGATAAATGGGACGAACTGTTACTCAGTTTCCAAAACCCCGGCCTGCAAGCCGCATGGAAGAATCTGCAAAAGCTCGTTGAAGAATGTCGGGTAAAAAATGAAACCAACGGCAAAATGCTGGCCCGAAACCAGCAGGTATATTCCCGCCTGGTCAATATCGTGCGCGGCCAGACGGATGCCCCTTCCCTTTATACTGCAACAGGAAACGCTACCGGTGGCTATAACCGGGGAAATTCCGTCGGCGAAGCATAA